In Nodosilinea sp. FACHB-141, a single window of DNA contains:
- a CDS encoding plasmid replication protein, CyRepA1 family, translating into MSTFRQQITQQCLTESGIDLGLFEAAIALHSDLELDASGDPSTPIHDALGWSYSRFGHQARESFEAALFLSESGETWQAKVSFKPKDGKGYFAPTGAGSKPYLPPVPPAIRRRIAARYGCDVPMEGSFWDWVAEHPELEIIYTEGGKKALSLLSQGYIAISLYGVNGGYKAKDAIGAPISPALIPELDPFCYGDRPVVLAFDQDSAAKTRRKVTAALFKFGGLLARSGCFVRLALWNGAKGKGIDDLIGNAGPEAAQTAIAEALSLDEYRLKLAIQNQLGGLTPALRLNTQKLETVEGTAIPQSGIIAISSAKGTGKTKMIAGLVGGDDAALLLGHRIALTRNLCNRLCINYRGDLDKTQGRYTDGTAYTLRVGGCVDGTLLSVNPADFEGCDLILDEVVQVLRHLLTSSTCNKDGKRPVLLARFTELVQVARRVILADADLDKGSINYIQSLRGDTTPAWLLVNDAKSEPWSVDFIESIDASAIVARLVDDVADGNQVFIATDSKAGSKRLNQIISTIEGAGGKVLLLNSETSGGEAEQAYIKAPDANLSHTVVIATPSMGTGVSIETHGAYDAVYGIFWGASSTDADMAQALARVRQPVPRIVWCAKRGNSFSRIGRDTNPLRLKKLLQDKTNATGQITAASLGALGAEITSYDWLNPHVDLWATIEAQRNRSMLALRSALKVRLLNEGHKLTFIKLDVNEAARDALKDARQQIRETEAEAIANAANLTPAQVTALESAESIDPDERYALQKWHLADFYAVPLDEVTPDLVLNDNDGRRRGQLRDLEQFINPSLAPDVDAAAIGKQAQWHKGICPWDTPHAELRRQVRAMLGLDQWLNSTDEWLSDSARLAEFKKLALGLAPQVKAALNISINSDMSGAQILGQLLDQVGIATESKQLRVDGDRKRIYWIDQAVKAQQLAILQRRAQRRNPAQTPEPAPVTPPPQLEILQGGCDRAKPPYTGDSWVGAEVQMRASLSPWLVTAVNGETATIKNTLSGFIRSAALADLQLLEVAV; encoded by the coding sequence ATGAGCACCTTCCGGCAGCAAATTACCCAACAATGCTTAACTGAATCGGGCATAGACCTAGGGCTGTTTGAGGCGGCGATCGCCCTGCACAGCGACCTAGAGCTAGATGCCAGTGGCGATCCATCAACCCCGATTCACGATGCCTTAGGGTGGTCGTATTCTCGCTTTGGGCATCAGGCTCGGGAGTCATTTGAAGCGGCGTTATTCCTGAGTGAGTCAGGCGAGACCTGGCAGGCCAAGGTCAGCTTCAAGCCTAAAGACGGTAAGGGCTACTTTGCTCCCACAGGCGCGGGCAGTAAGCCCTACCTGCCCCCAGTGCCCCCAGCTATCAGGCGGCGCATTGCAGCCCGCTACGGCTGCGACGTGCCGATGGAGGGCAGTTTTTGGGATTGGGTGGCTGAGCATCCCGAGCTCGAAATCATCTACACCGAAGGCGGCAAAAAAGCCCTGTCACTGCTCAGTCAGGGATATATCGCAATCAGCCTATACGGGGTAAATGGCGGGTACAAAGCCAAAGACGCGATCGGCGCTCCCATTTCCCCAGCGCTGATTCCTGAGTTAGACCCGTTCTGCTACGGCGATCGCCCCGTCGTGTTGGCCTTCGACCAAGACAGCGCCGCCAAAACCCGGCGCAAAGTCACAGCAGCATTATTCAAGTTTGGGGGGCTGCTGGCCCGTTCAGGATGCTTTGTTCGGCTGGCCCTGTGGAATGGCGCCAAGGGTAAGGGCATAGACGATCTGATCGGCAACGCTGGCCCTGAGGCTGCTCAAACGGCGATCGCCGAAGCTCTGAGCCTAGATGAGTATCGCCTTAAACTGGCCATACAAAATCAGTTGGGGGGGCTCACCCCGGCGCTACGGCTCAATACTCAAAAGCTGGAGACCGTCGAAGGAACGGCAATACCTCAGTCCGGCATTATTGCTATCAGCTCGGCCAAAGGTACCGGCAAAACGAAGATGATCGCCGGGTTAGTCGGTGGTGACGATGCGGCGCTGTTACTGGGCCACAGAATTGCGCTAACCCGCAACCTGTGCAACCGCCTATGCATCAACTACAGAGGCGACCTAGACAAAACCCAGGGGCGCTACACCGATGGCACGGCCTATACCCTGAGGGTTGGTGGCTGTGTTGATGGCACATTGCTATCAGTCAACCCCGCCGATTTTGAAGGGTGCGACCTGATTCTAGATGAGGTGGTTCAGGTGTTGCGGCACCTACTCACCAGCTCAACCTGCAATAAAGACGGTAAGCGGCCCGTACTGCTGGCCCGTTTCACTGAGTTAGTGCAGGTGGCACGGCGCGTCATACTGGCCGATGCCGACCTAGACAAGGGCAGTATCAACTACATTCAATCTCTGCGAGGTGACACTACCCCCGCTTGGCTGTTGGTCAACGACGCCAAGTCCGAACCTTGGTCCGTTGACTTTATCGAATCCATCGACGCCAGCGCCATTGTGGCGCGGCTAGTCGATGATGTCGCAGACGGCAATCAGGTATTCATCGCCACCGACAGCAAAGCAGGCTCTAAACGGCTGAATCAGATAATCAGCACCATCGAGGGCGCTGGCGGTAAGGTGCTCCTACTCAACTCAGAAACTAGCGGCGGTGAAGCCGAACAGGCCTATATCAAAGCCCCCGACGCTAACCTAAGTCACACCGTTGTCATTGCCACCCCATCTATGGGTACTGGCGTCAGCATCGAAACTCATGGCGCTTATGATGCCGTTTACGGCATTTTCTGGGGGGCAAGCTCCACTGATGCCGATATGGCCCAGGCGCTGGCCAGGGTACGGCAACCAGTGCCCAGGATCGTATGGTGCGCTAAACGCGGTAACAGTTTTTCCCGCATTGGCAGGGATACCAACCCGCTACGCTTGAAGAAACTGCTACAGGACAAGACCAACGCAACCGGCCAGATTACAGCGGCCAGCCTGGGGGCGCTGGGGGCAGAGATAACCAGCTATGACTGGCTCAACCCCCACGTCGATCTGTGGGCAACTATCGAGGCACAGCGCAACCGCTCCATGTTGGCCCTACGGTCGGCGCTCAAGGTGCGGCTGCTCAACGAAGGGCACAAACTCACATTTATTAAGCTCGATGTCAACGAAGCGGCCCGCGATGCCCTAAAGGATGCTCGGCAACAAATTCGAGAGACAGAGGCAGAGGCGATCGCAAATGCGGCCAACCTCACCCCCGCTCAGGTGACGGCGCTCGAATCGGCAGAGTCAATCGACCCCGACGAACGCTATGCCCTGCAAAAATGGCACCTGGCTGACTTCTACGCGGTGCCCCTAGACGAAGTCACCCCCGACCTGGTGCTAAATGACAACGATGGCAGACGGCGCGGGCAACTGCGTGACCTGGAGCAGTTCATTAACCCAAGCCTGGCCCCCGATGTTGACGCGGCTGCGATCGGCAAGCAGGCACAGTGGCATAAAGGGATCTGTCCCTGGGATACCCCCCACGCGGAACTGCGGCGACAGGTGCGGGCAATGCTGGGCCTAGATCAGTGGCTCAACAGTACAGACGAATGGTTGAGCGATTCTGCCAGGTTGGCAGAGTTCAAAAAACTTGCTCTCGGGCTGGCCCCCCAGGTTAAGGCGGCGCTCAACATCAGCATCAACTCTGATATGTCAGGCGCTCAAATCCTGGGCCAGCTACTTGATCAGGTGGGTATCGCTACCGAATCTAAGCAACTGCGTGTCGATGGCGATCGCAAGCGAATCTACTGGATTGACCAGGCTGTTAAAGCACAGCAGCTTGCCATCCTGCAAAGGCGGGCGCAACGGCGCAATCCAGCCCAAACCCCAGAGCCCGCGCCTGTCACACCCCCCCCTCAATTGGAGATATTACAGGGGGGGTGTGACAGGGCGAAACCCCCATATACAGGGGATTCGTGGGTTGGGGCTGAGGTGCAGATGAGAGCCAGCCTCAGCCCCTGGCTGGTGACAGCCGTTAATGGCGAGACGGCGACGATTAAAAACACTCTTTCCGGGTTTATTCGATCGGCAGCATTGGCCGATCTTCAATTATTGGAGGTCGCAGTATGA
- a CDS encoding plasmid partition protein ParG gives MSSEEKTVAIRVLMEPDLRAQFKSQCALQQTSMNEVVTMLIERWLKEQQGGK, from the coding sequence ATGAGCAGCGAGGAAAAGACCGTGGCGATACGAGTATTAATGGAGCCCGACCTGCGAGCACAGTTCAAATCCCAGTGCGCTTTGCAGCAAACCTCTATGAATGAGGTTGTAACAATGCTGATTGAGCGGTGGCTGAAAGAGCAGCAGGGAGGCAAATAG
- a CDS encoding ATP-binding protein — translation MSNLVTKTLWIDTAEDAAEGMHNPKLYIGGGLAGGLILGSLLNPLTGLAALAYGIYLAWDANERNSDQIEAVGDGLVAHLLDKKHLRQYQADVGSDRVQAELAQAIARELRLSDEAEKLAKSMGLLGKNAPAAPPQLPPAAPEDVAALPAPIGASTRLNALPVAAAPAEAQQWDADEVAIAPTATGILQDCLAYPTILIYGPQGSGKSTLAHWLIQQRLAAGHHCEILDPHAAYGAWEGLPLYGAGMNYQACDDRLVAFADLVKSRYQVLSTKPNFNPKPHTLLTEEFTNWAQHCPHAGQFFGSSMSDLRKVNMFAVYVAHGRTLTSLGGKSGVAEQRDQTLLEIELSAIVGPGGKPMPSGKANVYYPGQKNTPIAVEVPTLELEQTANNQGLESAYSADSSNDEVAIIREVLIKANEPLLASQIRQKHRALKDGVDTKALEQKLERMAHEGFIDRIPETPPKYAVS, via the coding sequence ATGAGCAACTTAGTAACCAAAACCCTTTGGATTGACACCGCCGAAGATGCCGCCGAAGGGATGCACAACCCCAAACTCTATATCGGGGGTGGTCTGGCCGGTGGGCTCATTCTGGGTAGCCTGCTGAATCCCCTCACAGGCCTAGCTGCCCTGGCCTATGGCATCTACTTGGCCTGGGATGCTAACGAGCGCAACAGCGACCAAATCGAGGCTGTAGGCGATGGCCTGGTGGCCCACCTGCTGGATAAAAAGCACCTGAGACAGTACCAGGCCGATGTTGGGAGCGATCGGGTGCAGGCGGAACTGGCCCAGGCGATCGCGCGGGAATTGCGCCTCTCAGACGAGGCTGAAAAGCTGGCTAAGTCGATGGGTCTGCTGGGCAAGAATGCTCCTGCTGCCCCGCCACAACTGCCCCCAGCCGCGCCTGAGGATGTAGCGGCATTGCCTGCCCCCATCGGAGCCAGCACCCGCCTAAACGCCCTGCCTGTCGCAGCTGCCCCAGCTGAAGCTCAGCAGTGGGATGCCGATGAGGTAGCGATCGCCCCCACGGCAACCGGTATCCTGCAAGACTGCCTGGCCTATCCCACGATTCTCATCTACGGCCCCCAAGGGAGCGGCAAGAGCACCCTAGCTCATTGGCTGATTCAGCAACGGCTCGCCGCTGGACACCACTGCGAGATTCTAGACCCCCATGCCGCCTACGGGGCCTGGGAGGGGTTGCCGCTCTATGGCGCTGGCATGAACTATCAAGCCTGCGACGATCGCCTGGTGGCGTTTGCTGACCTGGTGAAAAGCCGCTACCAGGTCTTGAGCACTAAGCCTAATTTCAACCCCAAGCCCCATACCTTGTTGACGGAGGAATTTACCAACTGGGCTCAGCACTGCCCCCACGCCGGCCAGTTTTTTGGCAGCTCAATGAGCGACCTGCGCAAGGTGAATATGTTTGCCGTCTACGTTGCCCACGGTCGCACTTTAACCAGCTTAGGTGGCAAGTCGGGCGTAGCCGAACAACGGGACCAAACCTTACTCGAAATCGAGCTATCTGCGATCGTTGGCCCTGGGGGAAAGCCCATGCCATCGGGTAAAGCCAACGTCTATTACCCTGGCCAGAAAAACACTCCGATCGCCGTGGAGGTGCCCACTCTGGAGCTAGAGCAAACGGCCAACAACCAGGGGCTAGAATCCGCCTACTCTGCCGATAGCTCAAATGATGAGGTTGCCATTATTAGGGAGGTTTTGATTAAGGCTAACGAGCCTCTGCTGGCATCCCAAATTAGGCAAAAGCACCGGGCACTGAAAGACGGTGTTGATACCAAAGCACTGGAGCAAAAATTAGAAAGGATGGCGCACGAGGGCTTTATCGATCGCATTCCCGAGACCCCACCTAAATACGCTGTCTCGTGA
- a CDS encoding excalibur calcium-binding domain-containing protein, which yields MKMPRFKPTVPAIALIGASLLLPCVARANDYSSIDHYCYMVSLGGEIRSLDHLCPGSAPQLVEASAVAAAVPMAGQVCDDFASWGEAQYHLKEGSAPSSLDDDSDGIACESLRRQARSDGRSVFSNRNTRGDSIEIIRASETEHYLKVNSGGDLFTTRTFPTQDNARDHMVDYYADLI from the coding sequence ATGAAAATGCCCCGATTTAAGCCCACAGTCCCTGCCATTGCCCTTATTGGGGCAAGCCTGCTATTGCCATGTGTTGCCAGAGCTAATGATTACTCAAGCATCGATCATTACTGCTATATGGTGAGTCTTGGCGGAGAGATTAGGAGCCTCGATCATCTTTGTCCCGGGAGTGCGCCTCAATTGGTAGAGGCTAGTGCGGTGGCAGCAGCAGTACCCATGGCCGGGCAAGTATGCGATGACTTTGCGTCATGGGGAGAGGCACAGTATCACCTCAAGGAAGGGTCTGCACCTAGTAGTTTGGATGACGATAGCGATGGAATCGCTTGTGAGTCTTTAAGGCGTCAGGCTCGCTCCGACGGAAGATCTGTATTCTCAAACCGAAATACACGGGGAGATTCCATCGAAATCATTCGGGCCAGCGAAACCGAGCATTACCTTAAGGTGAATAGTGGCGGTGATCTCTTCACGACCCGCACTTTCCCAACACAGGACAACGCACGCGACCACATGGTTGATTATTACGCCGACTTAATCTGA